Genomic segment of Ranitomeya imitator isolate aRanImi1 chromosome 6, aRanImi1.pri, whole genome shotgun sequence:
actctacagcgtgaccgcccttacagtacagagctctatagtgtgaccgctcttacagtacagagctctatagtgtgaccgctcttacagtacagagctctatagtgtgaccgctcttacagtacagagctctatagtgtgaccgctcttacagtacagagctctatagtgtgaccgctcttacagtacagaactaTATAGTGTGACtgcccttacagtacagagctctatagtgtgaccgcccttacagtacagagctctatggcgtgaccgcccttacagtacagagctctatggcgtgaccgctcttacagtacagagctctatggcgtggccgcccttacagtacagagctctatggcgtggccgcccttacagtacagagctctatagtgtgaccgcccttacagtacagagctctatagtgtgaccgcccttacagtacagagctctatggtgtggccgcccttacagtacagagctctatggtgtgaccgcccttacagtacagagctctatagtgtgaccgcccttacagtacagagctctatagtgtgaccgcccttacagtacagagctctatagtgtgaccgcccttacagtacagagctctatagtgtgaccgctcttacagtacagagctctatggcgtggccgcccttacagtacagagctctatggcgtggccgcccttacagtacagagctctatagtgtgaccgcccttacagtacagagctctatggtgtgaccgcccttacagtacagagctctatggtgtggccgcccttacagtacagagctctatggtgtgaccgcccttacagtacagagctctatagtgtgaccgcccttacagtacagagctctatagtgtgaccgcccttacagtacagagctctatagtgtgaccgcccttacagtacagagctctatagtgtgaccgcccttacagtacatAACTCCGTTGTTTTCCTTACCTCCGAGTCTTCTTTCTTCCTCTGCAGGGAGTCTCTCCGGTGCCAGCATCACTAAGACATGTGCCTCAGTCTGCACAGAAACTGGATTTAATGCCGTTGTGGTCTCCACGTCGGTGTCCTGCTGCAGCACGGACCTGTGTAACTTCAGCGGAGTCTCCAGTGTCCGGTCCACCTACACCGTCCTCGTTGCTGCCCTGGGGGTCCTCGGGCTTCTTCTGAGACCCTCCTCCCTGTAACCTCCAGATTGTGGGTGGAGCTCAGCGGTATATCTGCTTCTTTTTCTATATGATCATGGATTATGAGGCTTCGTCAGAACTGTCCGATGTCTACAGGACCTCACGCTGTCATCTCCGGATCTCCCGTGTAGCAGATTGACGCTCGTCCCGGGGATCAGAATGTTGTATCTGTACTGCGAGTGGATGGTAGATTAGATTTTGTCTTTTTAtttcatgtaaataaaaaaaaaaattggttctgcctGACATTTAGAATGTAATAAAAAGTACTggaatgatggtggtgatgggatTGTCACATGTGGGGGAGGGGAGCTGACCTGCGGCTTGTAACTGGATCCTGATTTCACACTTGGCTCTAGTGGGCCTTCACCCTACTATGCTTTACACCGGCCCATGGAGCCCATAACTGGGCTTGGTGTAGTAGAAATCCCCCTACTGGATATTTCTGCTAATTTTACAcgatatttgtgatatttcaagtAAATGAAGTTCATTGACGTTGTAGAATATTGATGTACTGATCACTGCTTTCTGTCAGTAATGGGTACACAAAACCTCTTCACTGCGCAGATACAATATACAAGACCCATAACGAGCCATACTGTGCCCAGATAGTGCCATGGTGTCAGCTCAAATAGAGATATGCAGCCACAATGTAACACCAAAACTTCACATGAAAGACCAGTGCTGCCGTCTGCTGGAATCCGGGGGTGAAAGTGGTAATGTCTAAGTGACATCAACTTCATTGTAAAGAAGGATCCGGAATCCTGAAGATTTTCAAACATTGATACATTGTAGCAACCCGAGATCTGTGCtagacagtgacatccaca
This window contains:
- the LOC138641531 gene encoding lymphocyte antigen 6E-like, with the translated sequence MAAYTSLLLVAALCAGTVYSLSCYTCNGQSSNTNCMTATNCSSTSTYCMTSVVAGGIGSLSGASITKTCASVCTETGFNAVVVSTSVSCCSTDLCNFSGVSSVRSTYTVLVAALGVLGLLLRPSSL